CAGCTCAGTAGTAGGTATCGGCGGAATGGCAGGATCTATTGGTGGTACGTTGTTCCCGATGGTGATAGGCACGATGCTGGATCACTACAAACTGATCGGCAATATTGGTATCGGGTATAACATCCTGTTTACCATATGCGGCGTCGCTTATCTGCTTGCGTGGGGAGTGATGCACTTGTTTGCACCGAAAATGGAACAGGTGAAGCTGGATTAAACAGGGATTTTTTGATACTCATAAAGCACAAATACAACGTCCGGACTTCTGCCCGGACGTTTGTTGTTTATGCCATGAATTGGTTTTTGACTTACCAGTGATTATAGGGAAACACCTCGTTTCCACGGAATGAAATCATCCTGATTCAATTCCTCAGCTTTGGTATGTACCTCACCGCTGGCGGTTTTGATAACATACTCGAGAATTTCTTCCCCCATTTCAGCGATGCTGTGTTCGCCGCTGATAATGGTACCTGTATTGATGTCGATAATATCTTTCATGCGGGTAGCCAGTCTGGTATTGGTAGCCAGCTTTACCACCGGGGCAATGGGGTTGCCGGTAGGGGTACCGAGGCCGGTAGTAAACAATACCACGTTAGCACCTGATCCTACTTCAGCAGAGGTGGATTCCACGTCGTTGCCGGGAGTACATAACAGGTTCAGGCCTGGTTTGGTAACGTATTCGGTGTAGTCCAGTACATCAGTAACCGGTGAAGTACCTCCTTTCTTCGCCGCGCCGGCCGATTTGATGGCATCGGTAACGAGGCCGTCTTTGATATTGCCTGGCGACGGGTTCATATAAAATCCTGATCCTACAGATTGCGCCTGGCTTTCATAAGCACGCATAATTCGGATGAATTTTCCTGAAATTTCATCATTCTGGCAACGGTTGATCAGCTCCTGTTCCACGCCGCATAATTCAGGGAATTCGGAGAGGATAGAAGTGCCTCCCAGAGCCACCAGCAGATCGGACGTATGACCAACTGCAGGGTTGGCGGAGATACCGGAAAATCCGTCGGAGCCACCACATTCCAGGCCGATGACGAGCTTCGACAGCGGCGCCGGCTGGCGGTCCTGTTTATTGGCCTCAACCAGGGCAAGGAAGGTATCTTTGATAGCGGCAGAAAGCATCGCATATTCAGAAGCGCTTTTCTGCTGCTCATATACCAGTACCGGTTTGTTGAAAGCCGGATTCAGTTTTTTCAGCGATTCCTGCAGAATAGATACCTGTGCATGCTGGCAACCC
The genomic region above belongs to Chitinophaga sp. 180180018-3 and contains:
- a CDS encoding altronate dehydratase family protein translates to MNAYLQIHPDDNVLVALQDLPAGTDISFNGHQIKLQQNISAKHKFLISDITAGHPITMYGVLVGKASKAIRQGEAITTDNVVHDASAFHEKDSSLDWQAPDISKWQGRSFMGYHRADGQVGTRNYWLVIPLVFCENRNVGVIKTAFEKGLGFAPAEVYNEQVTDLVSLYKSGNLEAVKNYEAGSITETGKRNVVFPNIDGIKFLTHEGGCGGTRQDSDALCALLAGYIHHSNVAGATVLSLGCQHAQVSILQESLKKLNPAFNKPVLVYEQQKSASEYAMLSAAIKDTFLALVEANKQDRQPAPLSKLVIGLECGGSDGFSGISANPAVGHTSDLLVALGGTSILSEFPELCGVEQELINRCQNDEISGKFIRIMRAYESQAQSVGSGFYMNPSPGNIKDGLVTDAIKSAGAAKKGGTSPVTDVLDYTEYVTKPGLNLLCTPGNDVESTSAEVGSGANVVLFTTGLGTPTGNPIAPVVKLATNTRLATRMKDIIDINTGTIISGEHSIAEMGEEILEYVIKTASGEVHTKAEELNQDDFIPWKRGVSL